The Podospora pseudopauciseta strain CBS 411.78 chromosome 2 map unlocalized CBS411.78m_2, whole genome shotgun sequence genome has a window encoding:
- a CDS encoding uncharacterized protein (EggNog:ENOG503P17T; COG:K) produces the protein MASSSTPSSTTSAPVSNPSVAPPPSNKPTRILACVLCQHRKIKCDRNFPCSNCTKANVKCTPSTPAPARKRRRPNQDLQERLARCEELLKEYATEKPEGSVTTPRASQQPAFDESYLKWQPAGQLVRDEGSMRFIDNPMLSSVYDELRAMRQIVDSDDHDDSTSDTAPDENSDLLLGDGSPNIKIETLWPDAAHVIRLWQIYLDRVNPLTKIIHVPTLQPYLAEAVGGSQSLPKNVEALLFSIFLMAVVALDADECQNLLGYSREEALQRFSSGVRLALLRLGFLKTHDLTILQALVIYLISLQGRYNRHAAWILNGVVIRIAQKMGMHRDGETLGLPPFESEMRRRLWWQIIMVDSKYAIFSGLSHSLLPRNWDTKPPKNLNDADIFPSATEPFQDREGPTEMIFCLLIYAFAKFLVETPGFDTMFLLTSQSDFVSERDGGGPPEQEMIEYRRTVETLGNNLLSILDKYCDPLAGPVHQMAVNMRTHIIDKIMELITPAKHQPEWGGEVRTLKDNTFKIAIGTLEHNEANYISTKDKGFMWFSLAHFQIDIFMYMAGQLCHRTEGVLVERAWRQVEVVYTFHPELFDTNNKLHAALAVFILKAWRKREETLTQRTGHRPETPFYVDRLRTSMPNDDYKSEPTPPDPYTPAALAVGAHTGIPDNNLDSFLGYLDASALDWDMFGNQVNGGAGGSSFGAFGMGPQVEW, from the exons ATggcatcctcatccaccccaaGCTCAACCACTTCGGCCCCTGTATCGAACCCCTCCGTCGCGCCGCCACCCTCGAACAAGCCCACGCGCATTCTTGCCTGCGTTCTATGCCAACACCGAAAGATCAAATGCGATAGAAATTTTCCATGCTCCAACTGCACCAAGGCCAATGTCAAGTGTACACCATCCACTCCCGCCCCTGCGCGCAAGCGAAGACGACCAAACCAGGACCTCCAGGAGAGGCTGGCTCGCTGTGAAGAGTTGCTCAAAGAGTATGCGACCGAGAAGCCCGAGGGCAGTGTGACGACGCCAAGAGCATCGCAACAGCCCGCCTTCGATGAGAGCTATCTCAAATGGCAGCCAGCCGGCCAGCTGGTTAGGGATGAAGGGAGCATGCGGTTCATAGACAACCCAATGCTGAGCTCTGTTTATGATGAG CTTCGAGCAATGAGGCAAATAGTCGACTCGGATGACCACGATGATAGCACGTCTGATACTGCGCCTGATGAGAACTCAgatctcctccttggcgATGGTTCCCCCAACATTAAAATCGAGACACTCTGGCCAGATGCCGCCCATGTGATACGTCTGTGGCAGATATATCTGGACAGGGTCAACCCACTGACAAAGATTATACACGTCCCGACTTTGCAACCGTACTTGGCCGAGGCGGTCGGCGGGTCGCAGTCATTGCCGAAGAATGTCGAAGCGCTCCTCTTCTCTATTTTTCTCATGGCTGTTGTCGCGCTAGACGCAGATGAATGTCAGAATCTGCTGGGTTACTCGAGAGAGGAAGCGCTTCAAAGGTTCTCGTCGGGTGTGCGGTTGGCCTTGCTCAGGCTGGGCTTCCTTAAGACCCACGATTTGACCATTTTGCAGGCCCTTGTGATCTACCTG ATCTCTCTACAAGGTCGATACAATCGCCATGCCGCGTGGATTCTCAACGGCGTAGTTATTCGTATCGCCCAAAAAATGGGAATGCATCGTGATGGTGAAACTCTTGGTCTCCCCCCATTCGAGTCTGAAATGCGCCGTCGGTTATGGTGGCAGATCATCATGGTCGATTCCAAATATGCCATCTTCTCTGGCCTCAGCCATTCGCTCCTTCCACGAAACTGGGACACAAAACCGCCCAAGAACCTCAACGACGCCGACATCTTCCCATCAGCGACAGAGCCATTCCAGGACCGCGAAGGGCCAACAGAGATGATTTTCTGCTTACTTATATACGCCTTTGCTAAATTCCTGGTGGAAACTCCGGGCTTCGATACCATGTTCTTGCTAACCTCACAAAGCGACTTTGTATCCGAACGTGATGGAGGAGGCCCTCCTGAACAAGAAATGATCGAGTACCGGCGGACGGTAGAAACCTTgggcaacaacctcctcagcaTTCTCGACAAGTATTGCGATCCTCTCGCCGGCCCAGTTCACCAAATGGCCGTCAACATGCGGACGCACATCATCGATAAGATCATGGAACTCATCACCCCAGCCAAACACCAGCCAGAATGGGGCGGAGAGGTCCGCACACTCAAAGACAACACCTTCAAAATCGCCATCGGCACATTAGAGCACAACGAAGCAAACTACATCTCCACCAAGGACAAAGGCTTTATGTGGTTTTCCCTCGCACACTTCCAGATCGATATCTTCATGTACATGGCTGGCCAACTCTGCCACCGCACAGAAGGTGTACTAGTCGAACGGGCTTGGAGACAGGTCGAGGTGGTTTACACGTTCCACCCCGAGCTATtcgacaccaacaacaaactcCATGCCGCGCTTGCAGTGTTTATCCTGAAGgcgtggaggaagagagaagaaacACTCACGCAAAGGACAGGCCACAGGCCAGAGACACCGTTCTACGTGGACAGGCTAAGGACATCGATGCCAAACGATGACTACAAATCGGAGCCTACACCACCAGATCCTTATACACCGGCAGCTTTGGCAGTGGGGGCACACACAGGCATTCCGGACAACAATCTGGACTCATTCCTGGGGTACCTGGATGCTAGTGCATTGGACTGGGATATGTTTGGGAACCAGGTAAATGGCGGGGCAGGAGGCTCATCTTTTGGCGCTTTTGGGATGGGCCCCCAGGTAGAATGGTGa
- the CEL61A gene encoding glycoside hydrolase 61 (EggNog:ENOG503NYCR; COG:G; CAZy:AA9) has translation MSNKAATLLAALSGAALVAAHGHVSHIIVNGVYYQNYDPTTHFYQPNPPTVIGWSALQQDNGFVEPNNFGTTDIICHKSAAPGGGSATVNAGDKISIVWTPEWPESHIGPVIDYLANCNGPCETVDKTSLRWFKIGGAGYNPNTRTWAADDLRANGNSWLVQIPADLKAGNYVLRHEIIALHGGSSPNGAQAYPQCLNLRIVGNGNNSPAGVAGTSLYRANDAGILFNPYVASPNYPVPGPALIAGAVSSIPQSKSTATRTASATLPGAPVVTPTAGPVVTTSSAPVVQPPTTTLVTVTSAPATSAAPAPTGGAGVAPKWGQCGGNGWTGPTVCASGSTCTVLNPYYSQCI, from the coding sequence ATGTCTAACAAGGCCGCTACCCTTCTCGCCGCCCTCTCGGGTGCTGCCCTCGTTGCCGCCCACGGCCACGTCTCCCACATCATCGTGAACGGTGTCTACTATCAGAACTATGACCCGACAACCCACTTCTAccagcccaacccccctACCGTGATCGGCTGGTCTGCTCTTCAGCAGGACAACGGCTTCGTCGAGCCCAACAACTTCGGCACCACCGACATCATCTGCCACAAGTCTGCTGCTCCTGGCGGCGGCTCTGCCACTGTCAACGCCGGTGACAAGATCTCCATCGTCTGGACCCCCGAGTGGCCCGAGTCCCACATCGGCCCCGTCATCGACTACCTCGCCAACTGCAACGGCCCCTGCGAGACCGTCGACAAGACCTCCCTCCGCTGGTTCAAGATCGGCGGTGCCGGctacaaccccaacacccgCACGTGGGCCGCCGACGACCTCCGTGCCAACGGCAACAGCTGGCTCGTCCAGATCCCCGCCGACCTCAAGGCCGGCAACTACGTCCTCCGCCATGAGATCATCGCCCTCCACGGCGGCTCTTCCCCCAACGGCGCCCAGGCCTATCCCCAGTGCCTGAACCTCCGCATCgtcggcaacggcaacaactCCCCCGCCGGTGTCGCCGGCACCTCCCTCTACCGCGCCAACGACGCCGGCATCCTGTTCAACCCCTACGTCGCCAGCCCCAACTACCCCGTCCCCGGCCCTGCCCTCATCGCCGGCGCCGTCAGCTCCATCCCCCAGAGCAAGTCCACCGCCACCCGCACCGCCTCTGCCACCCTCCCCGGCGCTCCCGTCGTCACCCCCACCGCCGGCCCCGtcgtcaccacctcctccgcccctgTCGTCCAGCCCCCCACCACTACCCTCGTCACTGTCACCTCCGCCCCTGCCACCTCtgccgctcccgctcctaccggcggtgctggtgttgctcCCAAGTGGGGACAGTGCGGTGGCAACGGCTGGACTGGCCCTACCGTCTGCGCTTCCGGCTCTACTTGCACTGTTCTCAACCCTTACTACAGCCAGTGCATCTAA
- a CDS encoding uncharacterized protein (COG:I; EggNog:ENOG503NUR1; CAZy:GT32), whose product MRISIKISVILWAVVLLAGTGYILARLVAFVGLFFQHSGIQLRQADALEAYNQDGHGLLGVGGKRVQHIPKIVHQVFHNWKEPGNDSLPGDWEGVRGGCVERNPGWEFKLWTERTSREFIEREYPWFLRTYDGYRYKVQRVDAVRYFLLYHHGGIYMDLDNGCKTDLTPLLYYPFWITDGGRGALSNNILASKPRHPFWNLVTMSLMEYDWNYLFPYITISFASGQWFETAVWEKYHSLLPKPGADPKMEHRGYRLIMDDRPEADEWIFFTQERGGTWVNWDNKMFLAIGEHLFLLFASLVGLAAVVFWGGSRCLRRYNRAGYTRLKNRNVVGSSV is encoded by the exons ATGCGAATCTCGATCAAGATATCCGTCATCCtttgggcggtggtgttgttggctggAACGGGGTACATTCTCGCGCGGTTGGTGGCGTTTGTGGGCCTCTTTTTCCAGCATTCGGGGATTCAGCTACGGCAGGCGGATGCGCTTGAGGCGTATAACCAGGATGGAcatgggttgttgggggtgggagggaagagggttCAGCATATTCCAAAGATTGTGCATCAGGTTTTTCACAATTGGAAGGAACCGGGGAATGATAGTTTGCCgggggattgggagggggttagggGAGGCTGTGTGGAGAGGAATCCGGGGTGGGAGTTTAAG tTGTGGACCGAACGAACCTCGAGAGAATTTATCGAAAGGGAATACCCTTGGTTTTTGAGGACGTATGATGGGTATCGGTACAAGGTGCAGAGGGTGGATGCCGTGAGGTACTTTTTGCTGTATCATCATGGGGGAATATACATGGATCTGGACAAT GGCTGCAAAACGGACTTGACACCTCTACTATACTATCCGTTTTGGATCACCGACGGCGGCCGCGGAGCTCTCTCGAACAACATCCTTGCGTCGAAGCCTCGCCACCCGTTCTGGAACCTCGTTACAATGTCACTGATGGAGTACGACTGGAATTATCTCTTTCCTTACATCACCATCAGTTTTGCGAGTGGGCAGTGGTTCGAAACGGCTGTGTGGGAAAAGTACCACTCGTTGCTGCCGAAGCCTGGGGCAGATCCCAAGATGGAACACAGAGGTTACCGGTTGATCATGGATGACAGGCCGGAGGCGGACGAGTGGATCTTCTTTACCCAGGAAAGAGGTGGGACTTGGGTGAACTGGGATAACAAGATGTTCTTGGCTATTGGTGAGCATCTGTTCTTGCTGTTTGCGTCCCTCGTGGGGTTAGCAgcggtggtgttttggggagGCTCGAGATGTTTGAGGAGATACAACAGAGCTGGATATACGAGACTGAAGAACAGGAATGTCGTCGGGAGCTCTGTTTGA
- a CDS encoding uncharacterized protein (EggNog:ENOG503PBF8; COG:I), with product MTLSDFVRGLLGEPPIPSPSHPPQPHPQTANPYANIAQGSGWTPRRRRSTRRFLPRSLRRAIRFLKSNWLSFPLFVIVCFLLGAAVLPYDSTLRLGVRWNWKRLVTGGRPSEEWVLRERPEYEVDWGRDVGVVLKTGYGTRGRVPAWFESVRGWGEVVVIADYGGEMVLGDGGERVVKVYDMVERGLENPILGGLLGHKRVGKYERLTAAVGAKDEELARGLSKEFGWELDALKFIPGLEFAYQRWPDKKWYLLVDDDTFLVETSVKRFLGHFDPEEKHYLGNAVGDFRARFAHGGSAVILSQAAMRALVKENPKALKTSYLESLDEVWGDRLLAKALIRVGIYLDERYAYLFNGEPPRRSKIRGDRMCSPILSFHTLPQPEMMRDVGEHFRNVTEPVFWLDLWKIYGVPAPWRWDPEMTKKTIKDPKQREEMSRIVLREVKSEWECLAEYNRRFRVSTGTGWAWGKPEPDVCVIFRSAPPFESEVDAWTLDWDYVGPVDEAVYTHENVASAQDCMEKCTEKAFKKCIAWTWESSTGRCHVSPWMIVGEEVKEQDKVSGFNIRRVRKLERECPTFDGYETTGAGGITASDYTWSN from the exons ATGACACTGTCTGACTTTGTCCGTGGACTACTCGGTG AACCCCCAATcccctcaccatcacatcctccacaaccccatccccaaacagCCAACCCCTACGCCAACATCGCCCAGGGCTCTGGGTGGACTCCCCGTCGTCGACGATCAACAAGGAGGTTCCTCCCCAGGTCCCTGAGGAGAGCGATCCGCTTCCTCAAGTCAAACTGGCTGTCTTTTCCCCTTTTTGTCATTGTCTGCTTTTTGCTCGGGGCGGCGGTACTGCCGTATGATTCCAcgctgaggttgggggtgaggtggaACTGGAAGAGATTGGTGACCGGGGGAAGGCCAAGTGAGGAGTGGGTTTTGAGGGAGAGGCCAGAGTACGAGGTtgattgggggagggatgtgGGGGTTGTGTTGAAGACGGGGTATGGGACTCGGGGGAGGGTTCCGGCTTGGTTTGAGAGTGttagggggtggggggaggtggttgtaaTTGCTGATTatgggggggagatggttttgggtgatgggggggagagggtggtcAAGGTGTATGAtatggtggagagggggttggagaatccgattttggggggtttgttggggCATAAGAGGGTGGGGAAGTATGAGAGGttgactgctgctgttggggcgAAGGATGAGGAGCTGGCGAGGGGTTTGTCAAAGGAGTTTGGGTGGGAGTTGGACGCGTTGAAGTTTATACCTGGGCTGGAGTTTGCGTATCAGAGGTGGCCGGACAAGAAGTGGTATCtgctggtggatgatgataccTTTCTGGTGGAGACGAGTGTGAAGAGGTTTTTGGGACATTTTGACCCGGAGGAGAAGCACTATCTTGGTAATGCCGTTGGTGACTTTCGGGCGAGGTTTGCGCATGGGGGGTCGGCGGTTATCTTGTCGCaggcggcgatgagggcgttggtgaaggagaatCCGAAGGCGCTCAAGACGAGTTATTTGGAGAGTTTGGAtgaggtttggggggatCGGTTGTTGGCGAAGGCGCTGATTAGGGTGGGAATTTATCTGGATGAGAGGTATGCGTATTTGTTCAATGGGgagccgccgaggaggagtaAAATCAGAGGGGACAGGATGTGTTCTCCTATCTTGAGCTTTCACACGTTGCCTCAGCCGGAGATGATGCGGGACGTTGGGGAGCATTTTAGGAATGTGACGGAGCCGGTGTTTTGGTTGGATTTGTGGAAGATCTATGGGGTGCCTGCTCCTTGGAGGTGGGATCCTGAaatgacgaagaagacgatCAAGGATCCgaagcagagggaggagatgtcgAGGATTGTGCTGCGGGAGGTCAAGAGTGAGTGGGAGTGCTTGGCGGAGTACAACCGGCGGTTTCGCGTTAGTACCGGGACCGGTTGGGCTTGGGGGAAGCCAGAGCCGGATGTGTGTGTTATTTTCCGGTCTGCGCCGCCGTTTGAGTCAGAGGTGGATGCTTGGACTTTGGACTGGGATTATGTTGGGCCGGTAGATGAGGCTGTTTACACGCATGAGAATGTTGCGTCGGCGCAGGATTGCATGGAGAAGTGCACGGAAAAGGCTTTCAAGAAGTGTATCGCTTGGACGTGGGAGTCATCCACAGGGAGGTGTCATGTCAGTCCGTGGATGATAGTGGGGGAAGAAGTGAAGGAGCAGGATAAGGTGTCGGGGTTTAATATTAGAAGGGtgaggaagctggagagggagtgTCCTACGTTTGATGGGTATGAAA CGACGGGGGCTGGTGGCATCACAGCCAGCGATTATACATGGTCAAATTAG
- the FRS1 gene encoding phenylalanine--tRNA ligase subunit beta (BUSCO:EOG09260VTA; EggNog:ENOG503NVJA; COG:J): protein MPTINVDKYRLFEELGEQFTEESFQQLCFDFGIELDKDTENDPSRPKDQKPELAIEIPANRYDMLCFEGIAMHLNIFRGKHGTPNWKLANIPEDKMQTLTITKETEQVRPYAAGAILRNIKFTQDSYDSFISLQDKLHQNLARQRTLVAIGTHDLDTIQGPFTYEALPPKDINFVPLNQTKKINGEELMSFYETDRHLGRYLHILRDKPVYPVILDANREICSLPPIINSERSKITLDTKNVFIDMTATDQTKLDIVCNIMVAMFSQYCAEPFTIEPVKVISEHNGTTRVTPSLAARTMDVEVDYLNQVTGLSESPASICKLLSKMAYKAEPSSDPKFVKVTVPPTRADVLHPCDVMEDVAIAYGFNSLPRSSPNRSVTIGKPLMINKLSDIVRTECAMAGWVEVMPLILCSHEENFEWLNRVDDGKTAVKLANPRTVEYQVARTSLLPGLLKTLSENKAMKLPLQIIESADVVFKDESLERKARNERRWAAAYYGKTSGFEIVHGLLDRVMTMLKVAFVTHEEGLEGKSIDYAVKENPSKADGYFIQEIDEPTFFKGRAAAIYVRLGGELKRIGELGVLHPTVLEKFDLRYPVSTLEINLEVFL from the exons ATGCCTACCATCAACGTCGACAAGTACCGGCTCTTTGAAGAGCTCGGCGAGCA GTTCACCGAGGAGAGCTTCCAGCAGCTTTGTTTCGACTTTGGCATTGAGCTCGACAAGGACACCGAGAATGACCCTTCGCGCCCCAAGGATCAGAAGCCCGAGTTGGCGATCGAGATTCCCGCCAACCGTTATGATATGTTGTGCTTCGAGG GAATTGCGATGCACCTAAACATCTTCCGCGGGAAACACGGGACACCAAACTGGAAACTGGCCAACATCCCAGAGGACAAGATGCAgaccctcaccatcaccaaggaAACAGAGCAGGTCCGCCCCTATGCTGCCGGCGCGATCCTTCGCAACATCAAGTTCACCCAGGACTCCTACGACTCCTTCATCAGCCTGCAGGACAAGCTCCACCAGAACCTTGCGAGACAACGAACACTGGTTGC CATCGGTACCCACGATCTCGACACAATCCAGGGCCCCTTCACCTACGAGGCCCTCCCACCCAAGGACATCAACTTTGTCCCCCTGAACCAGACCAAGAAGATCAACGGTGAGGAGCTCATGAGCTTCTATGAGACCGACAGACATCTCGGTCGTTACCTCCACATCCTTCGCGACAAGCCCGTCTACCCGGTTATCCTTGACGCGAACAGAGAGATCTGCTCTCTCCCCCCAATCATCAACAGCGAGCGCTCCAAGATTACCCTCGATACCAAGAATGTCTTCATCGACATGACTGCAACCGATCAGACCAAGCTGGATATTGTCTGCAACATCATGGTCGCCATGTTCTCTCAGTATTGCGCCGAGCCCTTCACAATCGAGCCTGTCAAGGTGATTTCCGAGCACAACGGCACCACCCGGGTAACGCCAAGCTTGGCTGCCCGCACTatggatgttgaggttgacTACCTGAACCAGGTTACTGGCCTGAGCGAGTCCCCCGCGTCTATCTGCAAGTTGTTGAGCAAGATGGCGTACAAGGCTGAACCATCTTCAGATCCCAAGTTTGTCAAGGTTACTGTGCCACCAACCCGTGCCGATGTTTTGCACCCCTGCGATGTG ATGGAAGATGTTGCCATCGCCTACGGTTTCAACAGCCTCCCCCGCTCATCACCAAACAGGTCTGTAACCATCGGCAAGCCTCTCATGATCAACAAGCTCAGCGATATCGTCCGTACCGAATGCGCCATGGCCGGCTGGGTTGAGGTCATGCCTCTCATTCTCTGCTCGCACGAGGAGAACTTCGAGTGGCTTAACCGTGTCGATGATGGCAAAACCGCCGTCAAGCTCGCCAACCCCAGAACCGTCGAGTATCAAGTCGCGCGgacatccctcctcccaggtCTCCTCAAGACGCTCAGCGAAAACAAGGCGATGAAGCTACCTCTCCAGATCATCGAGTCGGCGGATGTCGTCTTCAAGGATGAGTCCCTTGAGCGCAAGGCGAGAAACGAGAGGCGGTGGGCGGCTGCTTACTATGGCAAGACGAGCGGTTTCGAAATCGTACACGGCTTGCTGGACCGCGTCATGACGATGCTGAAGGTTGCCTTTGTAACGCACGAGGAGGGCCTAGAGGGCAAGAGCATCGACTATGCTGTCAAGGAGAACCCAAGCAAGGCCGATGGGTATTTCATCCAGGAGATTGACGAGCCAACCTTCTTCAAGGGGAGGGCGGCTGCGATTTATGTGAggttgggtggtgagctGAAGAGGATTGGCGAGTTGGGTGTGTTGCACCCGACGGTGTTGGAGAAGTTTGATCTGAGATACCCGGTGAGCACTTTGGAGATTAACCTTGAGGTGTTCctttga